In one Populus nigra chromosome 12, ddPopNigr1.1, whole genome shotgun sequence genomic region, the following are encoded:
- the LOC133669612 gene encoding agamous-like MADS-box protein AGL12 isoform X1 yields the protein MARGKVQMKRIENSVHRQVTFCKRRSGLLKKAKELSVLCDAEIGVFIFSAHGKLYELATKGTMQGLIERYMKSGRGTQPEPAAIETQPDMDVKEEINMLKQEIEILQKELRYMFGGRAAEMTLDELIELEKHLEIWIYQIRSTKMDIMFKEIQQLRNKEGILKAANQYLQDKVEENIVITNSAPITTNIPYPLTIQNEIFQY from the exons ATGGCTCGCGGAAAGGTTCAGATGAAACGTATTGAGAACTCTGTACACAGGCAGGTTACCTTCTGCAAGCGCCGATCTGGTCTCCTTAAGAAGGCTAAGGAGCTCTCTGTGCTGTGTGATGCTGAAATTGGAGTTTTCATTTTCTCCGCCCATGGAAAGCTCTACGAACTAGCCACCAAAGg AACCATGCAAGGGCTTATTGAGAGGTACATGAAGTCCGGCCGAGGGACCCAACCTGAACCAGCTGCCATTGAGACCCAGCCTGATATG GATGTGAAGGAAGAGATCAACATGTTGAAGCAAGAGATTGAAATATTGCAAAAAGAACTGAG GTACATGTTTGGAGGGCGTGCTGCTGAAATGACCTTAGATGAATTGATTGAACTTGAAAAACATCTTGAAATTTGGATTTATCAAATTCGTTCAACCAAG ATGGACATCATGTTTAAAGAGATTCAACAGCTGAGGAACAAG gaaGGAATATTGAAGGCTGCAAATCAATATCTTCAAGATAAG GTAGAGGAGAACATTGTGATTACTAACTCTGCACCAATAACCACTAATATTCCATACCCACTAACTatacaaaatgaaatatttcaatattag
- the LOC133669003 gene encoding GDSL esterase/lipase At1g71691-like, with amino-acid sequence MATFKLPCMLVIFLVLGVGLGQNVDPFGSQVGRRREMVPAMFIFGDSLIDNGNNNNLPSFAKANYFPYGIDFNGGPTGRFSNGYTMVDEIAEQLGLPLIPAYSEASGDQVLNGINYASAAAGILDVTGRNFVGRIPFDEQIRNFQNTLDQITDTLGADDVARQVGRSLFFVGMGSNDYLNNYLMPNYPTRNRYNGRQFADLLIQEYSRQLTKLYNLGARKFVIAGLGVMGCIPSILAQSPAGNCSDSVNKLVQPFNENVKAMLKNFNANQLPGAKFIFIDVARMFREILTNSPAYGFSVINRGCCGIGRNRGQITCLPFQTPCPNREQYVFWDAFHPTEAVNVLMGRKAFNGDLSKVYPMNIEQLANLEMESN; translated from the exons ATGGCTACCTTCAAGCTGCCTTGCATGCTGGTGATTTTCTTGGTGCTGGGTGTAGGTTTAGGCCAAAATGTGGATCCGTTTGGATCACAAGTAGGAAGGAGAAGGGAGATGGTGCCTGCTATGTTTATATTTGGAGACTCACTCATTGACAATGGCAATAACAATAACCTTCCTTCTTTTGCCAAGGCCAACTATTTCCCTTATGGCATTGACTTCAATGGTGGTCCTACTGGTCGTTTCTCCAATGGTTACACCATGGTTGATGAAATTG CTGAACAACTAGGACTTCCTCTGATTCCTGCTTACTCTGAGGCATCAGGAGATCAAGTGCTTAATGGTATCAACTATGCCTCTGCAGCTGCCGGAATCCTTGATGTCACAGGCAGAAACTTT GTTGGTCGCATACCATTTGATGAACAGATAAGGAATTTTCAGAACACGCTCGATCAGATTACAGATACACTTGGAGCAGATGATGTAGCTAGGCAAGTTGGACGGAGCTTATTTTTCGTAGGGATGGGCAGCAATGACTACCTTAATAACTATCTCATGCCTAACTATCCAACGAGGAATCGGTATAATGGCAGACAATTTGCAGATCTCTTGATTCAAGAATATAGCCGGCAACTAACTAAACTTTACAATCTTGGAGCACGTAAATTTGTTATTGCAGGGTTAGGAGTGATGGGGTGTATTCCTAGCATCTTGGCCCAGAGCCCTGCAGGAAACTGCTCTGATTCAGTTAACAAGCTAGTTCAACCTTTCAATGAAAATGTGAAGGCTATGCTCAAAAACTTCAATGCCAATCAGTTGCCAGGagcaaaattcatttttattgatgttgcTCGTATGTTCCGAGAAATCCTCACCAACTCCCCAGCATATG GATTTAGTGTTATAAACCGTGGATGCTGCGGCATTGGGAGAAATAGAGGTCAAATTACATGTCTTCCATTCCAAACACCTTGTCCTAACAGAGAACAGTATGTGTTCTGGGATGCATTCCACCCAACAGAAGCTGTGAATGTTTTGATGGGAAGAAAGGCCTTCAATGGGGACTTGAGCAAGGTCTATCCTATGAACATAGAGCAGCTTGCCAATCTTGAAATGGAATCCAATTAA
- the LOC133669612 gene encoding agamous-like MADS-box protein AGL12 isoform X2: MARGKVQMKRIENSVHRQVTFCKRRSGLLKKAKELSVLCDAEIGVFIFSAHGKLYELATKGTMQGLIERYMKSGRGTQPEPAAIETQPDMDVKEEINMLKQEIEILQKELRYMFGGRAAEMTLDELIELEKHLEIWIYQIRSTKMDIMFKEIQQLRNKVEENIVITNSAPITTNIPYPLTIQNEIFQY; the protein is encoded by the exons ATGGCTCGCGGAAAGGTTCAGATGAAACGTATTGAGAACTCTGTACACAGGCAGGTTACCTTCTGCAAGCGCCGATCTGGTCTCCTTAAGAAGGCTAAGGAGCTCTCTGTGCTGTGTGATGCTGAAATTGGAGTTTTCATTTTCTCCGCCCATGGAAAGCTCTACGAACTAGCCACCAAAGg AACCATGCAAGGGCTTATTGAGAGGTACATGAAGTCCGGCCGAGGGACCCAACCTGAACCAGCTGCCATTGAGACCCAGCCTGATATG GATGTGAAGGAAGAGATCAACATGTTGAAGCAAGAGATTGAAATATTGCAAAAAGAACTGAG GTACATGTTTGGAGGGCGTGCTGCTGAAATGACCTTAGATGAATTGATTGAACTTGAAAAACATCTTGAAATTTGGATTTATCAAATTCGTTCAACCAAG ATGGACATCATGTTTAAAGAGATTCAACAGCTGAGGAACAAG GTAGAGGAGAACATTGTGATTACTAACTCTGCACCAATAACCACTAATATTCCATACCCACTAACTatacaaaatgaaatatttcaatattag